A window of Exiguobacterium sp. FSL W8-0210 contains these coding sequences:
- a CDS encoding mechanosensitive ion channel encodes MNNIWNGTSLNLNGILGSLGNLLGAIIVFLIGWLIAKLIANGIQKALEKSGVVNKLSPQKEGAPPKKKKWTPEKIIGTVVFWILMVFVLILVFNILNLNIIAGPLADTMSTLLAAIPNILKAALILLLAYVIAVVLRMIIVKAGTKLMANDKVRSNKMLQGQTDLSAYPKIAGEIVFYLVLLLFLPGVLGALNIESVSQPFSQLLSSFLGFIPRLIAAAAIFFVGFLVAKIVRDIVTNFLHAVGTDKFASRFNLGSNDQKDSKSLSSILGTVVFILILIPITISALDQLNIKGITGPAINMLNDVLGMIPNIIVGVVLILVGLYVGRFIKKFVTDLLSRLGFNNLTRHLKIGTWDANQASTSPASIVGALVEIVIVVLFVVEAFNLIGLDFMVDLGRAVLAFLPSVLTAIIILAIGIIVSNLVKRTMDSLFGNSELKVLSIVAKYAILALAVFMALDQLGVADTIVNSAFILILGALALAFGLAFGLGGRDNASRYLDRLQKKADNTEVDTSNLPSKSASTSSSPSLKDAAKGAASQAADDVTPDRAPRSARSSSTDETTHGTPKGALPENDLAQQDDYPIDPNDHKGPNLDHPNDRP; translated from the coding sequence ATGAATAACATTTGGAACGGAACGTCGTTGAACCTGAACGGCATTCTCGGATCACTCGGCAACTTGCTTGGAGCGATCATCGTCTTTTTAATTGGATGGCTCATTGCTAAGCTGATTGCGAATGGGATTCAAAAAGCGTTAGAGAAATCTGGGGTCGTCAACAAGTTATCGCCTCAAAAAGAAGGGGCGCCACCAAAGAAGAAAAAGTGGACACCTGAAAAAATTATCGGGACTGTCGTCTTTTGGATTCTCATGGTCTTCGTCCTGATCTTGGTCTTCAATATCCTTAATCTGAACATCATTGCGGGACCACTTGCGGATACGATGAGTACATTGCTCGCGGCAATACCGAATATCCTGAAAGCAGCCCTCATCCTCCTCTTAGCATATGTCATCGCGGTCGTTCTCCGCATGATCATCGTCAAAGCAGGTACGAAGCTGATGGCGAACGACAAAGTACGTTCGAACAAGATGCTTCAAGGTCAGACAGATCTTTCAGCTTATCCAAAAATCGCAGGGGAAATCGTCTTCTACCTCGTCTTGCTTCTGTTCCTACCAGGTGTACTTGGTGCGTTGAACATTGAGAGTGTCTCACAACCGTTTAGCCAATTATTATCGTCATTCCTTGGATTCATTCCACGCTTGATTGCTGCGGCAGCCATCTTCTTCGTTGGCTTCCTCGTAGCGAAAATCGTCCGCGATATCGTGACGAATTTCCTTCATGCTGTTGGAACGGATAAATTTGCATCTCGCTTCAATCTTGGTTCAAATGATCAAAAAGATTCGAAATCACTGTCGTCGATTCTTGGAACAGTCGTCTTCATCTTGATTCTGATTCCAATCACGATTTCAGCACTTGATCAATTAAATATTAAAGGAATTACAGGACCAGCGATCAACATGTTGAACGATGTCCTAGGTATGATTCCGAATATCATTGTCGGTGTCGTTCTGATTCTTGTCGGTCTTTATGTCGGACGTTTCATCAAGAAATTCGTTACGGATCTCCTGTCACGTCTTGGATTCAACAATCTAACACGTCACTTGAAAATCGGGACGTGGGATGCGAACCAAGCGTCTACATCACCAGCTTCCATCGTTGGTGCACTCGTTGAGATCGTCATCGTCGTTCTCTTCGTCGTCGAAGCCTTCAACTTGATTGGTCTTGATTTCATGGTCGACCTCGGTCGTGCCGTCCTTGCTTTCTTGCCAAGCGTCTTGACAGCGATCATCATTCTCGCGATTGGGATCATCGTCAGCAACCTTGTCAAACGTACGATGGACAGCCTGTTCGGTAACTCTGAACTGAAAGTCCTCTCAATCGTTGCGAAGTATGCGATTCTTGCACTTGCTGTCTTCATGGCACTTGATCAATTGGGTGTTGCGGATACAATCGTCAACTCAGCCTTCATCTTGATCCTTGGAGCACTTGCGCTTGCTTTCGGTCTTGCCTTTGGTCTCGGTGGACGTGATAATGCATCGCGTTACCTCGATCGTCTGCAAAAGAAAGCAGATAACACGGAAGTCGACACATCGAATCTTCCAAGTAAGTCTGCATCGACTTCTTCTTCACCAAGCTTGAAAGATGCAGCAAAAGGTGCTGCGTCACAAGCAGCGGATGATGTCACACCAGATCGTGCACCACGTTCAGCGCGTTCATCTTCAACAGATGAAACGACACATGGTACACCAAAAGGTGCGTTGCCAGAAAATGATTTAGCACAACAAGATGATTATCCGATTGACCCAAATGATCATAAAGGTCCAAACCTCGATCACCCTAATGATCGTCCGTAA
- a CDS encoding amino acid permease, whose translation MSLLRKKDASVMMDMKQHSKLARHLSGFDLILLGIGAIIGTGIFVLTGTGALYAGPALPISFIISAVVCALAALCYAEFSSMIPVSGSVYTYTYATIGELVAWIIGWCLILEYGLASSAVATGWSGYFQSLLAGFGVHLPTALTAAPGAVPGSETFFNLPAFLILMVITLLLSLGIKETKRVNNVMVLVKVAVVVLFIVVGIWYVEPGNYKPFAPFGMSGILQASAIAFFAYLGFDAVTSAAEEVKNPGRNLPIGILGSLAIVTVLYVVVSAIMVGIVPFKQFEGVDSPVSLALKVAGQDWVAGFVDLGAIVGMTTVILVMTFGLIRLLFAMSRDGLLPKVFSDVNEKSHTPVKATWILGTIAGLIAGFVPLGTLAELINIGTLAAFALISIAVIILRRTRPDLKRAFKVPFVPVLPILSVLACIMLMVNLQKFTWIAFFVWTAIGLLVYFGYGRSRSKIQ comes from the coding sequence ATGAGTTTGCTTCGCAAGAAAGATGCCAGTGTAATGATGGATATGAAACAACATTCCAAACTGGCACGTCATTTATCAGGGTTTGACCTTATTTTACTTGGAATCGGTGCCATCATCGGAACCGGAATTTTTGTTCTAACAGGAACGGGTGCTCTTTACGCTGGACCAGCTTTACCGATCTCATTCATTATTTCTGCAGTCGTCTGTGCACTCGCAGCCCTTTGTTATGCTGAATTCTCGTCGATGATTCCTGTTTCAGGTAGTGTATATACGTATACATACGCAACGATCGGGGAACTTGTCGCCTGGATCATCGGGTGGTGTTTGATCTTAGAATATGGACTCGCTTCAAGTGCCGTTGCAACTGGCTGGTCAGGATATTTCCAGTCGCTCTTAGCAGGTTTCGGCGTCCATTTACCGACGGCTTTAACAGCTGCGCCAGGAGCTGTACCGGGAAGCGAGACATTCTTTAACTTACCGGCATTCTTGATTTTAATGGTCATCACGCTCTTGCTTTCGCTTGGCATTAAAGAAACAAAACGCGTCAACAATGTCATGGTACTCGTCAAAGTTGCCGTCGTTGTTCTTTTCATCGTCGTCGGGATTTGGTATGTCGAACCAGGCAACTATAAACCATTTGCTCCGTTTGGTATGAGTGGGATCTTACAAGCTTCGGCGATTGCCTTCTTTGCGTACCTTGGGTTCGATGCGGTTACATCAGCGGCAGAAGAAGTCAAAAACCCAGGACGTAACTTACCAATCGGAATCTTGGGATCGCTTGCGATCGTTACCGTTCTATACGTCGTCGTTTCGGCTATCATGGTCGGAATCGTTCCATTCAAACAGTTCGAGGGTGTCGATAGTCCCGTATCGCTTGCGTTAAAAGTCGCAGGTCAAGACTGGGTTGCTGGATTTGTTGACTTGGGTGCCATCGTTGGTATGACGACGGTCATCCTTGTTATGACATTTGGTCTTATTCGTCTCTTGTTCGCGATGAGCCGTGACGGACTTTTACCGAAAGTCTTCTCGGATGTTAATGAAAAATCACACACACCGGTCAAAGCGACATGGATTCTCGGAACAATCGCTGGTTTGATTGCTGGATTCGTGCCACTCGGTACACTTGCTGAATTGATCAACATCGGAACACTGGCAGCATTCGCGCTCATCTCAATCGCAGTCATCATTCTGCGCCGGACGCGTCCTGATTTGAAGCGTGCCTTTAAAGTTCCGTTCGTACCAGTCTTACCGATTCTATCAGTCCTCGCTTGTATCATGTTGATGGTCAACTTACAGAAATTCACATGGATTGCCTTCTTCGTTTGGACAGCAATCGGACTGCTTGTTTACTTTGGTTACGGACGTAGCCGTTCTAAAATTCAATAA
- a CDS encoding GNAT family N-acetyltransferase: MIHIQRVPDVKTAYQTMQDGFQDYLIPLHLSEAEFQKRILERDGNQLEHSFIAYHGEKPVGLWLNGWKEIDGQRIMRCGGLGISPQYRRLGIAKALYQAQLSHAKEIGMDELMLEVIQGNDPAIRLYQSLHYKIVGEIGYFHLTDEHQKSALPAIEETEFLKQYHGQGEYIWQQDPHVMQYLQANYYQLEESVVAVAEAALLSIVGPTEHKAKHATEVVRHLPGTTYHYQSTDVQVWEALRSEGWIQRDLQQYIMRQSL; this comes from the coding sequence ATGATTCATATTCAACGCGTGCCTGACGTAAAAACAGCATATCAAACGATGCAGGATGGATTTCAAGATTATCTGATTCCGCTGCACTTATCAGAAGCAGAGTTTCAGAAGCGAATTCTCGAGCGAGACGGAAACCAGTTGGAACATTCGTTTATTGCCTACCATGGAGAAAAACCGGTTGGTCTTTGGCTGAACGGTTGGAAGGAAATCGATGGTCAACGCATCATGCGGTGTGGAGGGCTGGGAATTTCACCGCAGTATCGACGACTTGGCATTGCAAAAGCCTTGTATCAAGCGCAACTGAGCCACGCTAAGGAAATCGGAATGGATGAACTGATGCTTGAAGTCATTCAAGGGAACGATCCGGCGATTCGATTGTATCAATCGCTTCACTACAAGATTGTTGGAGAAATTGGATATTTTCATTTAACCGATGAACATCAAAAATCCGCTTTGCCAGCGATCGAAGAAACAGAGTTCTTAAAACAGTATCATGGACAAGGAGAATACATCTGGCAACAAGATCCTCATGTCATGCAATATTTGCAGGCGAATTATTATCAACTCGAGGAAAGTGTCGTCGCTGTAGCGGAGGCTGCTTTATTGTCGATCGTCGGTCCAACAGAACATAAAGCAAAGCATGCGACAGAAGTCGTCCGCCATTTACCGGGAACGACCTATCATTATCAATCGACAGATGTACAAGTGTGGGAAGCATTACGTTCTGAAGGATGGATACAACGGGATTTGCAGCAATACATCATGCGTCAGTCACTATAA
- a CDS encoding NUDIX hydrolase — protein sequence MNYVEQLRRKIGHDPVILVGSVVLVVQHEHILLEQRNEAQARFGLPGGLMEWAESPEETACRELLEETGLEVERLTLLDVYSGPQYVTTLANGDVFQSVTLAYIGEHPIGTLKQSDESIKLQFVSLDDLPDHLVGSHARMIEDYKKRR from the coding sequence ATGAATTATGTCGAACAGTTACGTCGAAAAATCGGTCACGATCCGGTCATTCTCGTCGGTTCCGTTGTCCTCGTCGTGCAACATGAACACATTCTGCTGGAACAACGGAACGAAGCACAAGCTCGCTTCGGTTTGCCAGGTGGATTAATGGAATGGGCGGAATCACCGGAAGAGACCGCTTGTCGGGAACTCCTCGAAGAGACTGGACTGGAAGTCGAACGATTGACGTTACTCGATGTCTACTCCGGTCCGCAATACGTGACGACCTTAGCGAACGGAGACGTCTTTCAAAGCGTCACTCTCGCCTATATCGGTGAACATCCGATCGGAACGTTAAAGCAAAGTGACGAAAGCATCAAACTTCAGTTCGTTTCGCTAGACGACTTACCCGATCACTTGGTCGGTTCTCACGCTCGAATGATTGAAGACTACAAAAAACGCCGCTGA
- a CDS encoding nitric oxide synthase oxygenase: MDPFIQSEAERFFTSYIEQYPEMSGRQQEVIRSIQTTGTYEQTASELAFGAKLAWRNSNRCVGRLFWEQLHVFDARDALTVEAVRDALFEHIRFATNEGRIRSTITIFHPTRVRLHNHQLIRYAGYETATGIIGDPASVQLTRQCEALGWTGAKTPFDILPLLIELDGQRSLHPIPDELVLEVSITHPDYDLFDGREVRWYAVPMIADMQLEIGGIVYPCAPFNGWYMGTEIGARNLADTDRYDLLPLVATQLGLNTSRERSLWKDRALVELNVAVLESFERAGVTIVDHHTAAKQFARFEKNEAACGRDVTGEWSWLVPPMSGATTHMFHKDYDPEIKRPNFFPKPTQTAPVTGCPFHQGVLK; this comes from the coding sequence GTGGACCCATTCATTCAATCCGAAGCAGAACGCTTCTTTACTTCTTATATAGAGCAATACCCCGAAATGTCCGGACGTCAGCAAGAAGTCATCCGTTCGATTCAAACGACAGGAACATATGAACAGACGGCTTCCGAGCTCGCATTCGGTGCTAAGCTCGCTTGGCGCAACAGTAACCGATGTGTGGGACGCCTCTTTTGGGAGCAACTTCATGTCTTTGACGCGCGAGATGCGTTGACCGTCGAAGCGGTCCGCGACGCGTTATTTGAGCATATCCGGTTCGCGACGAATGAAGGACGAATTCGCTCGACGATCACGATTTTTCATCCGACACGTGTGCGGCTGCATAATCACCAACTGATTCGCTACGCTGGTTATGAGACTGCAACAGGAATCATCGGCGATCCGGCTTCTGTCCAACTGACACGACAATGTGAAGCACTTGGCTGGACAGGGGCAAAAACACCGTTTGACATCCTGCCTCTCTTGATTGAACTCGATGGACAACGTAGTCTGCATCCGATTCCAGACGAGCTCGTGCTCGAAGTCAGCATCACACATCCTGACTATGACCTGTTTGATGGTCGCGAAGTCCGCTGGTATGCCGTACCGATGATTGCTGATATGCAGCTTGAGATTGGCGGTATTGTTTATCCGTGTGCCCCGTTCAACGGTTGGTATATGGGAACAGAAATCGGCGCTCGTAACCTCGCCGATACGGATCGTTACGATCTGTTGCCGCTCGTCGCGACGCAACTCGGTCTGAACACATCGCGTGAACGTTCACTCTGGAAAGACCGAGCGCTCGTCGAACTGAACGTCGCCGTACTCGAATCTTTTGAACGCGCTGGTGTTACGATCGTCGATCACCATACCGCTGCGAAACAGTTCGCTCGTTTCGAAAAAAATGAAGCGGCATGCGGTCGTGATGTCACCGGAGAATGGTCCTGGCTCGTACCACCGATGAGTGGTGCAACGACGCATATGTTCCATAAAGATTACGACCCAGAAATCAAACGACCGAACTTCTTTCCAAAACCAACACAGACAGCGCCTGTGACGGGTTGTCCGTTTCACCAAGGAGTATTGAAATGA
- a CDS encoding YihY/virulence factor BrkB family protein, whose product MSLIKPVFARFFGEAFFDKSAQLAYYLMLSLFPFLLFVVGIVSFLPFTSENVLDLIRPFAPAETYDLIQRNVVGIFDQGGFKLASISFIAAFWLASMSVQSLVRSLNDALEVTRKAPFWRGLLQDFAFTIGMMIILPISLIVPISEKLTRRFINHFAIVADFVTNYSWIWFLFRWGIGTLFLLVFFILLYRILPSVHLTVRQVLPGAIFATIAWQVVSEFFSYYAEFGSYDRLYGQLAGIIVLMTWFYLSAVVLMLGGLMNAERMRQKKEAKIMKPQKIKEESVR is encoded by the coding sequence ATGTCTTTAATCAAACCTGTATTTGCCCGTTTTTTTGGTGAAGCCTTTTTTGATAAATCAGCTCAGCTCGCCTATTATCTGATGTTGTCCTTATTCCCATTCTTATTATTTGTGGTTGGGATCGTCTCGTTCTTACCGTTTACGTCGGAAAACGTGCTGGATTTGATTCGACCATTTGCTCCAGCAGAAACGTACGACTTGATTCAGCGGAACGTCGTCGGAATCTTTGATCAAGGCGGCTTTAAGCTTGCCTCGATCAGTTTCATCGCCGCTTTTTGGCTTGCTTCGATGTCGGTCCAGTCACTTGTCCGCTCGCTAAATGATGCGCTCGAAGTGACACGGAAAGCACCGTTTTGGCGCGGACTGTTACAAGACTTCGCCTTTACAATCGGGATGATGATCATCTTACCGATTTCGTTGATTGTTCCGATTTCAGAGAAACTAACACGACGTTTCATCAACCACTTTGCGATTGTCGCTGATTTCGTGACGAACTACTCTTGGATTTGGTTCTTATTCCGCTGGGGAATCGGGACATTGTTCTTACTTGTCTTTTTCATCTTATTGTATCGGATCCTACCGAGTGTCCATTTGACGGTTCGTCAGGTACTTCCCGGGGCGATCTTCGCAACGATTGCTTGGCAAGTCGTTTCGGAATTCTTCTCTTACTACGCTGAGTTTGGGAGTTACGACCGTCTTTACGGTCAGCTTGCCGGAATCATCGTCTTGATGACATGGTTCTATTTATCGGCTGTTGTTTTGATGTTAGGGGGACTGATGAATGCGGAACGCATGCGTCAGAAAAAAGAAGCAAAAATCATGAAGCCGCAAAAAATCAAAGAAGAGAGCGTACGTTAA